The region TCATAAGGCAAATGCAAACACTCGTGTGATGTCCAGAAATCAGTAGTTGTCATGATTGGATGATCGATTGTTAGACCAGCAGCTGCCATGAACCCTAATGCCTCGTCCACTTGGTTAGCTAGTTCACGGTACCTAATGATGTCAAAAAAATAAGATCTATCATACCCTTTCGTCATATTCATTCTCCTAAACTATGAATCATGGTGGAAAAGTGGAATCTTGATTCTTGAGGGATCTTTAAGTAACATACCTATCACCCTGTTCGCTATTCTCTGTGAAATCAAGATTCCATTGGTTTACCCTTTGCATAGCAGCATACCCTCCGGTGGCAAATGCCCTTAAAAGATTAAGAGTGGCGGCAGATTGAGAGTATGCTCTGATTAATCTTTGAGGgtcgggtgttcttgattttagaTCGAACGCATCACCGTTTACATTATCGCCTCTGTAACTTGGTAGCTTCACACCATCTTTCTCTTCAAAAGGGTCTGATCGAGGCTTAGCAAATTGACCAGCCATTCTTCCTACCTGTTTAATCAAAAACCCAAAATCAGAGATAAGTCATAGACTCCATTGTAGTCCAATCTATAAACCGAGTGACACTGGTCACTTTGACGTTAAAGAAAAAGACGATAGCTTTATTTTTGGCTGCGATTGTAAGTATTAAATTAAAGAAGCCACAATCAAACTTGGAATTTGACAGAGACATCATTGTTTTCATTCCTTATCATTTCACTTCCATCAATTTCAAATATGTTGTCATGAATTCAGATTTCATATTCTTTGTAAAACTCTAGACTATGGAATCATAATGAAACTACAAATTGGGTAAACTTTGAATGATACAAAAATGGTAAGGATGAAGAAAGAATTGACCTTGATAACAGGCATTTGACCACCGAACATCAACACGACACCCATTTGAAGAATTACTCTGAAAGTATCACGAATATAATTCGCATTGAACTCCTTGAAACTCTCAGCACAATCGCCGCCCTGTAACAGAAACGCATTGCCCATTGCAGCCTCACCGAGTCGTTCCTCGAGGCTCCGTGCTTCTCCGGCGAATACGATTGGAGGGAACGCCTCGAGGGTTTCAAGGACTGATTCGAGGTCGCTTTGAACTGGGTATTCCGGAAGTTGAAGAGCCTTTTTCGATTTCCAGCTGTCTATGGTCCATTTTGGGCTGGTTGTTGAGAGTTTAGGGGTAGCGGTGGAGACGGTGGCTGATGTGGCGGATGAAGCTGGTTTTGAAGATGAAGGATTAGGAGAATGGACGGCGGAGATGGGTCGGATGGATATGTTGGTGGTGGTGGGCGGAAGAGATTGGATTGGGAAAGATTTAGTCGGGAGGAGTGAGCTGGAATTACAAAGAGCCATTTTTTCTGGGTGGTGGATGGGTGGTAGGGAGGTGCCTGAAGAAGTGAGAAGCGTGTTGGGAGTATTATAACTTATTATACGAAGGGGAGGAAATTTTGGTACGCAAAATTTGGAGGGAAGGTCCAAGAAGAGATGGTTAGGCCTTAGGGTTAGGGAGAAGGGCATATTGGTAAATCAATATCTAGTTCGTCATGAAACTCAACTTTTGATTATATACAAATTCTAGATTAATTGGAATTGAAAATTtcgtggaaatggaaatccaATTTAATATTTTGATTGACAAATATTTGAGATGAATGTGATTTCAATAATGTAAAATGATAGAATTTGTTTTTATACTTAATTTTAAGCAAGGGCTTGACAAAGAAGAAGTTCATGTATCATAATTGAACTTGCTTGACGTCAATACCGATCAACACATTTAGGTGCTGGTCGTTTTTTCTGAGATAATATGTTTACAGTCCGCGAACCACATCTGTAGACTTctgtagaagaggtggaccaaacgactGTTGTCTGAAAAAAGAAATTGTGTGTTTTTTGAACATCTCCAgtctactaaaataaactaaaatctaaatagactgattttttttaaactacaaagtggttttttaatatatttatgactttgttataaataattaacaaatctaAATCAACATCtagtattattgtataaaaaaagtGAAAATAAATATGGCACAAATTAacatatatatttgaaaaaaaccAATAATTTTGATGTAAAGTTATGCTTAAACATtgtaattaggaatcaaagaatttgatatataaatgaatagaaataaatttggattttttcaattaaatcaattaaaaacatGCATAAATAATTTTTATAAGAAATTgacaatgtttttttaaataatgttttataaaatttggcacaagaaataagaatatattattatttttcatatttatttaaacaacttcaacgaccattattgtaataaacttttatttataaatttgtcaaaaatatcacgTTTGTATCGTCGAacttttttttaagtattttaactattttcttttttaaattgttTATCACTAATAAAGTTTgaataaatataaattcaaaaaaaaaacaaaaaaagtaaaaataaagtaTACGTGTTTTTTAAAGCtagatgtctgaagatgttagaagactttgGTCCACATTTGTgccaagaagagggcgcgcaaacatttttaggtctgcagtcttaaaaaaaaacaaacagtctgcaaaGGATAATGTATGTGCGTGGTCTGCGCCGCGCAAACAGAAAATGCCAGGAAGATCTgcggacaaaaaacaaacaccaccttagTTTATCATATTGTAATCAATTTCATAAATACTTTCATAATTCCATTTATAATTAGAATGTTGACATTCTTTAGTCAACtatccaaaaatagtgtcataCTATTATGCATAATGTCATACCATCTGACATATAATTGCTTGGAATGTCAATTTAGGGTTCTTGATCCAAAACCCACATGTTAAatcaaaatcgatcttttctatACCGAAATTGGAAGTTGAAAGATACTACAAGTATAAGAACTGCTTAATTTTTTGCCTTGAGTCCAAAAATCTTAAATATGACTTTTATTTATACCTACAATATGGATAAGATTAACGAAATGTTTTTGGAAAGCTGCACTTATCTATCTAGAAGTTGCAACTGTGTTCCTTAATTTTCGGAAGAgataatgacttgatagggtaagatacttttttaaatgtacacatttagtccttattcttttttttgtaaaataaacccttatactttattaatatgtacacattaaGTCCTTTTCATCGGATTCTACAGGTTTTGCTAACGtggaagggtttattttacaaaaaaaaaataataataataagttgaaAGATACTACAAGTATAAGAATTGCTTAATTTTTTTGCCTTGAGTCCAAAAATCTTAAATATGACTTTTATTTATACCTACAATATGGATAAGATTAACGAAATGTTTTTGGAAAGCTGCACTTATCTATCTAGAAGTTGCAACTGTGTTCCTTAATTTTCGGAAGGGATagtgacttgatagggtaagatactttttgaaatgtacacatttagtccttattcttttttttttgtaaaataaacccttatactttattaatatgtacacattaggtcCTTTTCACCGGATTCTATAGGTTTTACTGACGtggaagggtttattttacaaaaataataataataataataataaggactaaaagtgtacatttcaaaaagtatcttaccctatgaagtcatttttgatgggttttaggtaaaacaaataaactagaaaacaattcctaagttcacatgcaacctactttggatctatgttttatctattgaacatacaactttgaattgcaaaacaagaaccctagatgagagaggctataatcgaaatttacaaactagggtttagtaattacatacctttcaattgttatagtaaacaattgataattcccttgatcttgatcttgatcttcttggaagcttagcaccacaagtgtaatgcctataatggaatcacacccaaactagcaagaaggaaagtagaaggagagagagagagagggagtatgcaattttcggccctaagggtttcttccaaagaaagagtgaccaaaatgtgaaccaggaggctccttatatagttgagggatctagggtttaggaaaaaccctaatgctccttgcttagggcctaagcaaagccaaaggccttatccaagcccccttggacgaaatccttagggtttcccctatagatttcgtccacctccttccaaggaggttctggagcctttcactcaactattagataattgcaaactagtccctgcactttataattaattcttttaaccccaaaattaattctaattaatttctggctaacaattaattaaacaaaatgatttcttattaatatattaatcttttaacatatttatattaatttattaatcttataataaattaatatctctcctttcataatttccttgtccggttgctaggtttgagggcaacccaaaaggactgtgctgctatcaattcaagtacataccaattatagttatgggcttagacgcctaatccaacagtctcccacttggataagtctgtaactataattgctagtatgccttctaaatttgaccagcaaattgtagcttccaaaaagctgttgtcgaactctgacccagtcagttatgagtcctaagataagtgatcatataatccttcgttctgcaagatatccccagacataagacatggaatacaatcaatctctttgtctagaatctatgtttcccgatttctgatttgtgatgatataggacttctaatcgaacacatcaattcagtcctggctgggcccagcgcataagtcaacaccaaatcatcgaggggcccacagatatcgattttcccgttagggcaaaagaaacgaataaacattgactcatatgcttgtatcttttactcatcaaaccatacatgacaatatgttttataacaccaagttacttatGCGTTTTCatatcaccaatgtatagccgacttgcaaattacgactcatatatctctatttcaagatcatagatattatcgtctcagtattactcgtgatgaattccatgaagtaatactctgagcgcgggtttatccaatactcaaatctcaatttctgagtacccatgaacgttgcagcaaatctattgccatgtctatccttagacaatctacaatccagttcatgacagtcttgattcactacttacttccaaaagtacgagcgactgtggagtttgaataatcttattattcgggaagtcaaaacatgcaaagtgaaacgcaataataatattaatcctatatggccccaaagcttttgagcgtaaataaaaacacttttgtttaaacaccatattgatcactcattattcattgcttatagtttcagaaaatcaacttattacttgaattataaccacaattgtcccatgctccaagcatgcacactttagtttcctatggtccatactttgtgaaataaatcaattgaaaaacctttccaatgatgctcatttcacaattcccaatccctattactagtgttagaacacaaggttcttgcaactactagaatatgctagattctaacattttatgcaacgatcctttcgcaaagtcatagcacaaaagtcaccaagacttggccaatgaaattacaaagtactctatcggaaattgttacaagataattccatagacgtgaagtctcacattcaaagtacattcctttgaacatccttcttgcataaaagtttctaatctagacacagactctcaacatccaactcccaatatggagacatttccatatttgccatatgacagcttattcttaatagaatcttatctattcataataatgtcaatatagcCCATTcagtactatacttctaactactcacaagcgacaaaTCCTAAGTGAACCTCagattttcctttgatagttgtttaattatttttagtcaaaatcgattctatttcctttttccctcttaatgctctaggtatttggaaaattttagaatggtaaaatattacagcatatgcaatcgatcctatacccgaagcatgatgcataatgtctcacataaagaagtgatactttatcatccttctgccataatattttatgtgtcctgTTCCCACATTTcgatctatgaagagggatgccgtgatcataatcgaatttgagaatgcactatatatccttgactaaatttattaacatttctcaatctaagctttagaattttgaaatgaagtataatattctctcccttaattatagcaaaacaacttttcaaacattacaactttgcaaagtgaatctttgttttctataattaatattgctaactcgcaatactttaccataataatcatgctcccactaacatgatgattattttcttaccagcataacacttatgctcccactagctttgacatgtattcagaaaacaattaaacttccagagaacaatgcttattgagttccttaagttcatatttctaatacctaatgctttgataagcctttatcaaagcttcttaaaatcatacacctttgccttagaaagctcatatgtgtgtctagacaaattcagaacttatgtcactaagtcccaaatgttcagactaattgtcaaatctcataattcgaactatggaaagggatgccgtaaccataatcgaatttgagaatacaatttccacaattgctatcttcttaaaatctctcttagtgaaagcatttcctcacagtcattttcatgaaggaggtaatcttatgacacttagattttgtggtgtataagttcctatccatgtg is a window of Lactuca sativa cultivar Salinas chromosome 1, Lsat_Salinas_v11, whole genome shotgun sequence DNA encoding:
- the LOC111909318 gene encoding phospho-2-dehydro-3-deoxyheptonate aldolase 1, chloroplastic, which gives rise to MALCNSSSLLPTKSFPIQSLPPTTTNISIRPISAVHSPNPSSSKPASSATSATVSTATPKLSTTSPKWTIDSWKSKKALQLPEYPVQSDLESVLETLEAFPPIVFAGEARSLEERLGEAAMGNAFLLQGGDCAESFKEFNANYIRDTFRVILQMGVVLMFGGQMPVIKVGRMAGQFAKPRSDPFEEKDGVKLPSYRGDNVNGDAFDLKSRTPDPQRLIRAYSQSAATLNLLRAFATGGYAAMQRVNQWNLDFTENSEQGDRYRELANQVDEALGFMAAAGLTIDHPIMTTTDFWTSHECLHLPYEQSLTRKDSTSGLYYDCSAHFLWAGERTRQLDGAHVEFLRGIANPLGIKVSDKMDPNELVKLIDILNPENKPGRITIITRMGAENMRVKLPHLIRAVRRAGQIVTWVTDPMHGNTIKAPSGLKTRPFDAIRAEVRAFFDVHEQEGSFPGGVHLEMTGQNVTECIGGSRTVTFDDLSSRYHTHCDPRLNASQALELAFIIAERLRKRRITARSIN